The Mycoplasmopsis caviae sequence ATGAAATCAAGAATGCTTCACTAAGTTTGATTGAAGGCAAAAGTGGTAGTTTTAAGGTTTCTGCTCGCCGAAATAACAAAAGTTTTGCTTATCAATCAGGTCAAATTAACAATATTGTAGGTGCTTACTTATTGGAAAAGAACAAAAATTTAAAAGTTGATGTGAATAATCCACAAACTACAATTCATATAGAAGTAAGGGGCAAACATACTTATATTTTTGTGGATATCATTCAAGCACTTGGTGGTCTTCCGGTCGGAGTTAGTGGTCGAGTATTACACCTAATGAGTGGTGGAATTGATAGTCCAGTTGCTGCCTTTAAACTTATGAAAAGAGGTCTTAAAGTCGACTTTCTTTCATTTATTACACCTCCTCAAACTGATGAAAAAACAATTGAAAAAATAAAGGCTCTTGTTAGTGTTCTTAATCAATATCAGAATACAAGTACAATTTATTTGGCTAACTATTCAAAATTGATGAATTATATAGCCTTAGTTTCAAATCAAGCTTATAAAATCACACTAATGAGAAGAAGTTTCTATCGAATTGCTCGCATAATTGCTAAAAGCAAAAAAATTCTTGCTCTCTCAAATGGTGAAAACCTGGGTCAGGTTGCTTCTCAAACACTAGAATCAATAAGCACAATAACAGATGGTGTTAATATCCCAATTTTTCGCCCATTATTGAGTAATGATAAAATTGAAACTATCAATATAGCTAAAGTAATTAAAACATATGAACTTTCTATTATTAAAGCAAGTGAAACCTGTGAACTTTTTGCACCAAAAGAACCTGTAACAAAACCAACAATTAATGAAGTAAATAAATTAGAAGAAGAATTAAGCATGCTTAAGGATTTAGAAGCTGAGTGTATAGATAAAGAAATAGAAATAATTAAAATTAAATAATATGTGTGCACGGCACATATTTTTTTAATTAATGTTTTTAGAATAATGAGAATGTTTTTTCAATTTAGCAAAAAAATAAAAAAATATTTTGAAATTAATTGCTTATGTGTTATCATATTAAAGCATTTGTAAATTAATGCACTAAAATTGTTCTTTGAAAACTAGATATATAAACATGACAGTCAATTTTTTCGAGAGTTTGATCCCGGCTCAGGATGAACGCTGGCTGTGTGCCTAATACATGCATGTCGAGCTGAAGCGTAGCAATACCTTAGCGGCGAATGGGTGAGTAACACGTGCTCAACGTACCGCTTCAGTTTGGCATAGCGACTGGAAACAGTCGATAATTCCAAATACTCGTAATTTTCGCATGAAGATTACGTAAAAGAAGCGTTTGCTTCGCTGGAAGGATCGGGGTGCGTAACATTAGGCTAGTTGGTGAGGTAACGGCCCACCAAGGCGATGATGTTTAGCGGGGTTGAGAGACTGAACCGCCACACTGGGACTGAGATACGGCCCAGACTCCTACGGGAGGCGACAGTAGGGAATATTCCACAATGGGCGAAAGCCTGATGGAGCGACACAGCGTGAAGGATGAAGGTCCTATGGATTGTAAACTTCTGTGGTGAGGGAAGAAAAGACAGAATAGGAAATGATTTTGTTTTGACGGTACTGTATTAGAAAGCAACGGCTAACTATGTGCCAGCAGTACGCGGTAATACATAGGTTGCAAGCGTTATCCGGAATTATTGGGCGTAAAGCGTCTATAGGTTGTTTGTTAAGTCTGGCGTTAAATTTTGGGGCTCAACCCCAAAACGCGTTGGATACTGGCAGACTAGAGTTGTGTAGAGGTTAGCGGAATTCCTTGTGAAGCGGTGAAATGCGTAGATATAAGGAAGAACACCAATATGGCGAAGGCGGTAACTGGACATATACTGACACTGAGAGACGAAAGCGTGGGAGCAAACAGGATTAGATACCCTGGTAGTCCACGCCCTAAACGATGATCATTAGTCGATGGGGAACTCATCGGCGCAGCTAACGCATTAAATGATCCGCCTGAGTAGTACGTTCGCAAGAATAAAACTTAAAGGAATTGACGGGGATCCGCACAAGCGGTGGAGCATGTGGTTTAATTTGAAGATACGCGTAGAACCTTACCCACTCTTGACATCTTCTGCAAAGCTATGGAGACATAGTGGAGGTTAACAGAATGACAGATGGTGCATGGTTGTCGTCGACTCGTGTCGTGAGATGTTCGGTTAAGTCCTGCAACGAGCGCAACCCTTATCCTTAGTTACTACCATTTAGTTGAGGACTCTAAGGAGACTGCCCGAGTAATCGGGAGGAAGGTGGGGATGACGTCAAATCATCATGCCTCTTACGAGTGGGGCAACACACGTGCTACAATGGCCGGTACAAAGAGAAGCGAAGTGGTGACATGGAGCAAACCTCAAAAACCGGTCTCAGTTCGGATTGTAGTCTGCAACTCGACTACATGAAGTCGGAATCGCTAGTAATCGTAGATCAGGCTACGCTACGGTGAATACGTTCTCGGGTCTTGTACACACCGCCCGTCAAACCATGGGAGCCTGGTAATGCCCGAAGTCGGTTTATAAACAAACTGCCTAAGGCAGGACTGGTGACTGGGGTTAAGTCGTAACAAGGTATCCCTACGAGAACGTGGGGATGGATCACCTCCTTTCTACGGAGTACAAAAATACTTTTATAGTATTATTAACCTTATTTCACTAGACCTTTTTATATATTTTTGTTATGTGGCTTTTTTGGGTCTAAAGACTTTATATCTAGTTTTGAGAGAATAATATTTTTCTCTCTAATGTTCTTTGAAAACTGAATAGTAAATTTTTGATATTTACAACGACATCAAAATTAAATTAAATGGTTAATTTGTTTTGATTTCATCGAGAAAAAATCATATTATTATGATTCATTGAAATGTCTTAAAATACACATCATAACAAACTATAACAATAGGAAAATACTTTTAAATAAGGAAGAGTTTGTGGTGGATGCCTTGGGTCTGAAAGTCGATGAAGGACGTGATTACCTGCGATAAGCCTCGTGGAGTCGGAAATATGCTATGAAACGGGGATTTCCGAATGGGGAAACCTAATTAGGGTAATGCCTAGTTGCCATGTTTTGAATACATAGAAACTTGAGCGAGACACCTTGTGAACTGAAACATCTTAGTAGCAAGAGGAAGAGAAAATAAACAATGATTTCTTTAGTAGCGGCGAGCGAACGAGAAAGAGCCCAAACCCAGTAATGGGGGTTGTAGGACGATCTACATGAAGTTACAAAACTTAATGATAGCAGAAGCTTTTGGGAAGAAGCGGCATAGAGGGTGATACCCCCGTATGTGAAATTATTAAGTCTTCTGGTCGTATCCTGAGTAGGGCGGGGCACGTGGAACCCTGTCTGAATCTGCCGGGACCACCCGGTAAGGCTAAATACTAATCAGACACCGATAGTGAACTAGTACCGTGAGGGAAAGGTGAAAAGAACCCCGAGAGGGAGTGAAATAGATTCTGAAACCACTTACTTACAATTAGTCAGAGCCCGTTTATGGGTGATGGCGTACATCTTGCAGTATGGACCGGCGAGTTATGACAGCATGCGAGGTTAAGCGGAAAAAAGCGGGTAGTAGAGAAATCGAGTCTTAATAGGGCGAATTAGTATGTTGTTATATACCCGAAACCATGTGATCTATTCATGAGCAGGCTGAAACTTGGCTAACCCCAAGCGGAGGGCCGAACCGTAGTACGCTGAAAAGTGCCCGGATGACTTGTGAATAGCGGAGAAATTCCAATCGAACTTGGAGATAGTTGGTTCTCCTCGAAATAAACTTAGGGCTAGCGTGTAGTGTTAAGTAATGGTGGTAGAGCACTGAATATGGAATGGCGTGACGCTATTGTACTGACTATAATCAAACTCCGAATACCATTATGTATTACTATGCAGTCGAACCGAGGTGCTAACGTCCCGGCTCGCGAGGGCAACAACCCAGATCGCCGGCTAAGGTCCCAAAATCGTGTTAAGTGAGAAAGGTTGTGAGGTTTCATAAACAACTAGGAAGTTGGCTCAGAAGCGACCATCTTTTAAAGAGTGCGTAATAACTCACTAGTCAAGAGACCTTGCGCCAACAATTTAACGGGACTAAAACACGATACCGAAGCCGCGGGTACATCTGTACGTTAGAGGAGCGTTCCTAGGGCAATGAAGTCAGACCGTGAGGACTGGTGGAGCACTAGGAAGTGAGAATGCCGGTATGAGTAACGATTCGTAGTGAGAATCTACGACGCCTATTGGGAAGGTTTCCGGGCAAGGTTCGTCCACCCAGGGTTAGTCAGGACCTAAGACGAGGCTGAAAAGCGTAGCCGATGGACAACAGGTTAATATTCCTGTACTTTCTATAATAGTGATGGAGTGACGGAGAAGGATAATTTTACCACTTACTGGATTGTGGGGTAAGCGTTGACTGGTGACTATAGGCAAATCCGCAGTCTATAACCGGAAGGCGTTATGCACAGGGCAACTAAACTAAACAATTCCATGCTTCCAAGAAAAGCTTCTAAACTTAATATTATGGAAACCTGTACCGAGAACGGACACACGTCCCCTAGATGAGTATTCTAAGGCGAGCGAGAAAACTAGTGTTAAGGAACTCTGCAAAATGACCCCGTAAGTTCGCAAGAAGGGGCGCCTAAGGTAACACTTAGGCCACAGTAAATTATGAGGGGCAACTGTTTATCAAAAACACAGCTCTCTGCTAAACCGCAAGGTGATGTATAGGGGGTGAAGCCTGCCCAGTGCCCGAAGGTTAAGTGGATGCGTTAGCTCTACGCGAAGCGTTGAAATGAAGCCCGGGTGAACGGCGGCCGTAACTATAACGGTCCTAAGGTAGCGAAATTCCTTGTCGGCTAAATACTGACCTGCACGAAAGGCACAATGATCTCTCAACTGTCTCAACACTAGACTCGGTGAAATTATGGTCCCAGTGAAAACGCTGGGTACCCGCATCAAGACGAAAAGACCCCATGGAGCTTTACTACAGTTTCGTATTGGAACTTGGTCTAACATGTGTAGGATAGGTGGGAGACTTTGAAGCGAGGACGCTAGTCCTTGTGGAGTCATCCTTGAAATACCACCCTTGGTATATTGAGTTTCTAACATGCCGCCCTTTACTGGCGGGTGGACAGTGCGTGACGGGTAGTTTGACTGGGGCGGTCGCCTCCTAAAGAGTAACGGAGGCGTTCAAAGGTACACTCAGTACGGTCAGAAACCGTATGTAGAGCGCAAAGGTAGAAGTGTGCTTGACTGCGAGACTTACAAGTCGAGCAGGTGCGAAAGCAGGACTTAGTGATCCGGCTGTACATTGTGGAATGGCAGTCGCTCAACGGATAAAAGTTACCCTGGGGATAACAGGCTTATCTTGCCCAAGAGATCACATCGACGGCAAGGTTTGGCACCTCGATGTCGGCTCATCGCATCCTGGAGCTGGAGTCGGTTCCAAGGGTTGGGCTGTTCGCCCATTAAAGCGGTACGCGAGCTGGGTTCAAAACGTCGTGAGACAGTTTGGTCCCTATCTGATGTGGGCGTTGGAATATTGATGAGAGCCGCTCTTAGTACGAGAGGACCGGAGTGGACGTACCACTGGTGTTCCAGTTGTTCCGCCAGGAGCATAGCTGGGTAGCTAAGTACGGAAAGGATAACCGCTGAAAGCATCTAAGTGGGAAGCCTCCTCAGAGATAAGTATTCCCTTGAGATTCCTTATAGACTATGAGGTTGATAGGTTGGAGGTGTAAGCGTAGTAATACGTTGAGCTGACCAATACTAATAAATCGATTGATTTAAAAGTAGAAGTGTATATTTAAGACATTTCAATGAATTATTATTACTATTCAGTTTTCAAAGAATATGTGTCACGAAGTGGCATTTTTTTATTTTTTGAGAAATTTTTGTTTTGGTAACCTATTTCTAAATAATACTAACTGTAAGATAATCATTTTGTCTATTTTTAATCCATAAATCTAAAAATTGTTTATTATTATAATTATAAAAGGAGTATGAAATGTTATATATTAATCTACATGTTGACCTTCCAGAAGGTAAAAAAATAAAAAAACAAAATAGCAATGAGTTTGATTATGTCATTAAAGATTATGAGACAATTCCTGGTAAAAGATATCGAAGAGAAAATAGAGTTTTAGTCGGAAAAGTATCAAAAGTTGATCCAACAAAAATGCATCCAAATGACAATTATTTTTCACTTTACGGGGAAATTGATGCTGTACAAGTTAGTGAGCCAGGAGAACACGATGACACAATAAGTGTCGGGTCGGTTTTAGTTATGCAACATATTATGAATGAACTTGGAATAAGTCGTATTCTTGATGAAATTTTCGAAGATAAATCAGACTTAATTAAGTCTTTACCTATCTATTATGTTAATGAAAGAACAAGTGTACACCAGCATTTTTCAAATTGACTATTTGACAATTTTTCATATCTTGAAAATGTGCCATCTAACTCAACAATTTCAAGATTAATAAATCAAGAAGTAACATCTAAAAAGATAAATGAATTCTTAAAATTATGAACTGAATCATTGCATAATAGCTCACTAGATTTAAATAAAATTTTGGTTTCAATTGACTCAACAAACTTCAATGTAAATTCAAATAAAATTGACTTGAGCGAATATGGAAAAGCAAAGATTGATGAAAAATTAAGACAAATAAACTTGGCATATGCACTTGAACAAAAATCGGGTTTACCATTATTTTATGATATTTTTCCAGGTTCAATAACAGATCAAACCCAATGCGAATTAATGCTCCAAAAAGCCCTTGACTATAAATTTAAAGATGTAAGATTTGTAATGGATAGAGGCTATTTTACAGGCGAAAACGTCAAATATTTAAATGATAATAAACTTGAATTTATAATAATGGCAAGAGATTACTATAGTACACTAAAAAAACTCATTAATGATAATAAGCATCAAATTACAAATAAATCAAAAACATATTTAGAAGATCATAACTGCTTTGGAGTTAAAACAAGAGCCAAAGTTTTTATAGATGATAATAATGAATATTTTGTTTATCTAATGTATTCAGATGTTAAGGCTTCACTCGAGAGAGAAATATACAATAATAAGATTCAAATATTCAAAAACCAATTAAGAAATGTTAAGAAAATTAATGATGGAATTATAAACACATACTCAAAATATTTTGATTTTGTTGTTGATGAAAATGACAATATTAAGACTATTTATACAAATGATAATGAAAGACAAAGAGCATATGATAATGCAGGATATTATGCATTAATTTCAAATGTTGATTTAAGTGTTGAAGAAGTTTTAGAATCATATAGAAACAGGGATGTTATTGAAAAAACTTTTATGGCTTTAAAATCTAATATAGGTTTTGAAAAAAGACATGTAGGTAATGTCATAGCAATAGAATCTAGAACATTCTTAGTTTTTATTTCAACAATAATTTGATCATATTTTACAAACAAGTGCCACACAATACTAAACAGTAGTTCAAATGAAACAGTTATAACTTTGTTAAATGAATTATCAAAAATTAAAGTTGTTAAACATTCAAACACATATAGAAAAAAATATGCATTAACTACAAAACAAAAAGAAATTCTAAGATGTTTTAATTTAGATGAAAATTTCATAAATGAATCTATTATTTTGATCAATGAAATATATAGTTAAATCCTATTAGTTGTATAAACTATGTAGAGTTTATGTTGTAATTATTAACATTTATGAATTAGAAAACAAAAAAATAATAAAATTTACAAATAAAATAAAATTAAATTGCTTTGAACTAATCTATTAAATCGAAATACTAATAGTTAATTAAATTTTACTAAAAAGCCTATAAAACAGGCTAATTAGTAAAATTTTTAAAAATTATAAGTTATTTGTAAAATATACAATTTTAATACTTTGTACTATTGAAATTTAGATAAAATTATTTGAAAATTATAAAAGTGAAGTGTCGCTAGTAACGAAACTTCACTTTTTTATAGTTCCTGTAAAATATTAATGATACAAATGAAAGGAACATACTAATTATATGCTAATTTTAAAATATCAAGATTTTACATGTATACATCAACAAATATTTAGAGGTATTAAGAATCATTTCGGTTATTCATTAACTAAACATTATGAAGTAAATTATGACAAATTATTACTTGAATATGCGATCAAGAGATATGCAGAAAAAAGAAATATACAAAACCCAAATAGAATTACAGTTTCTATGGTTTTAAGATTCATCGAAATCATAAAACGACACAATAATATTTCAAGTATTGCCAATGAATTAAACTGTTCTAAAAAGACAGTTAGAAAACTGTTTAATAAGTTAAATT is a genomic window containing:
- the thiI gene encoding tRNA uracil 4-sulfurtransferase ThiI, with amino-acid sequence MLSKILIRYGELTLKGKNRINFVDTLASNIRKKTKDKLEVEFDRMFLPYSHENMNFLQYIFGITSYSPVIICANDIDEIKNASLSLIEGKSGSFKVSARRNNKSFAYQSGQINNIVGAYLLEKNKNLKVDVNNPQTTIHIEVRGKHTYIFVDIIQALGGLPVGVSGRVLHLMSGGIDSPVAAFKLMKRGLKVDFLSFITPPQTDEKTIEKIKALVSVLNQYQNTSTIYLANYSKLMNYIALVSNQAYKITLMRRSFYRIARIIAKSKKILALSNGENLGQVASQTLESISTITDGVNIPIFRPLLSNDKIETINIAKVIKTYELSIIKASETCELFAPKEPVTKPTINEVNKLEEELSMLKDLEAECIDKEIEIIKIK
- a CDS encoding IS1634 family transposase, which translates into the protein MLYINLHVDLPEGKKIKKQNSNEFDYVIKDYETIPGKRYRRENRVLVGKVSKVDPTKMHPNDNYFSLYGEIDAVQVSEPGEHDDTISVGSVLVMQHIMNELGISRILDEIFEDKSDLIKSLPIYYVNERTSVHQHFSNWLFDNFSYLENVPSNSTISRLINQEVTSKKINEFLKLWTESLHNSSLDLNKILVSIDSTNFNVNSNKIDLSEYGKAKIDEKLRQINLAYALEQKSGLPLFYDIFPGSITDQTQCELMLQKALDYKFKDVRFVMDRGYFTGENVKYLNDNKLEFIIMARDYYSTLKKLINDNKHQITNKSKTYLEDHNCFGVKTRAKVFIDDNNEYFVYLMYSDVKASLEREIYNNKIQIFKNQLRNVKKINDGIINTYSKYFDFVVDENDNIKTIYTNDNERQRAYDNAGYYALISNVDLSVEEVLESYRNRDVIEKTFMALKSNIGFEKRHVGNVIAIESRTFLVFISTIIWSYFTNKCHTILNSSSNETVITLLNELSKIKVVKHSNTYRKKYALTTKQKEILRCFNLDENFINESIILINEIYS